The sequence GGTTTAACGCAGAAAAAGGTTTCGGTTTCATCGAAATCGAAGGTGGAGAAGATGTATTCGTACATTTCTCAGCTATCCAAGGCGAAGGATTTAAATCTTTAGACGAAGGTCAAAAAGTTACATTTGACACTGAGCAAGGTCAACGTGGACTTCAAGCGACTAACGTAAACAAAGCGTAATAGCTTTATGATGAAGGACTCTCTCTGAGAGTCCTTTTTTATTTGCGAAAAAAAAGAGGTCCCTGCAGTTCGATCACAGGCACCTTTTCAAAATTACGTTAACGCATACTTAATGATTCCTTGAATGTAAACGGAGGATTCATTCTGATTACATTCCCTGATTTTGATTTTTCCTTCTTTTTCTAACTCAGTTGCCAGATTTTTGATTGTTTGTGCTTCTTCTTTTGAAGTCATAGGGATTTCAATTGAAAAGAAGTTTCCGCGACTGGCTTGATTTAAACTTTTTAATAATCCAATTTTATTCATTTGGGTCATCCCCTTTATCTCTTACTTTCGACATAAGGACGGATTTATCCTTTACTAATGGAGAGTTTAAAGAATAAAGAGGGGTTGAGGGTGATTATTGTATTCGATTTGCTTTTTCTCAGGTTATCTGTTATTCTAAGAAAGAATTATTTTTGTTCGGTCTGTAAGGAAAGAATAAGTATTTAAACTTTTCGCCTTTGATATCTAATTGAGCAACGATAGTAATAAATCGTGGATTCAAGTCCACACAGGAGGAAACAATTATGCAACAAGGTACAGTAAAGTGGTTTAACGCAGAAAAAGGTTTCGGTTTCATCGAAATCGAAGGTGGAGAAGATGTATTCGTACATTTCTCAGCTATCCAAGGCGAAGGATTTAAATCTTTAGACGAAGGTCAAAAAGTTACATTTGACACTGAGCAAGGTCAACGTGGACTTCAAGCGACTAACGTAAACAAAGCGTAATAGCTTTTGATGAAGGGACTCTCTCGGAGGGTCCTTTTTTTATTTTTTATTGTTGTCTGGGCTGAACGAGCCGCCTGCGCTTTAGGTGTCATCCAGCTCCGGCGGCTAGAGGCTCGAGGTCATAAGTCAAACATGCCAAAAAGGCAAAGAACGCCTTTCCGGCATGTTCGTCTTATGCTTGTCGCCTCTGGGCGAGCCGCCTGCGCATTTGGTGTCATCCAGCTCCGGCGGCTAGAGGCTCGAGGTCATAAGTCAAACATGCCAAAAAGGCAAAGAACGCCTTTCCGGCATGTTCGTCTTATGCTTGTCGCCTCTGGGCGAGCCGCCTGCGCATTTGGTGTCATCCAGCTCCGGCGGCTAGAGGCTCGAGGTCATAAGTCAAACATGCCAAAAAGGCAAAGAATGCCTTTCCGGCATGTTCGCCTTATGCTTGTCGCCTCTGGGCGAGCCGCCTGCGCATTTGGTGTCATCCAGCTCCGGCGGCTAGAGGCTCGAGGTCATAAGTCAAACATGCCAAAAAGGCAAAGAACGCCTTTCCGGCATGTTCGTCTTATGCTTGTCACCTCTGGGCGAGCCGCCTGCGCATTTGGTGTCATCCAGCTCCGGCGGCTAGAGGCTCGAGGTCATAAGTCAAACATGCCAAAAAGGCAAAGAACGCCTTTCCGGCATGTTCGCCTTATGCTTGTCGCCTCTGGGCGAGCCGCCTGCGCTTTAGATATAAAAAGGGACCGACAGCGTTCGTCGGTCCCGGAGACAACATGTTACAAGTTAAAAATGGTTAGGTAAAGCATAACACACTATCGGTGGAATACCTAAAGATATTTGAAAAGAATTTGCTGGGGGTATAATTCCATTGAATAGAATCGACACTTTCCTATGAGAATAAAACTAAAGAAGGAATAAATGAGGTAGTGAAATGAGTATAAAACAATTTACGGATTATAAGCTTAGTAATGAAATTGTAAGGGCTCTATCCGGTTTAGGGTATCAAGCTCCAACCGAGGTTCAATCCAAGGTGCTTCCATTGGCTCTGGAGAAGAAGGATCTTGTTGTGCGTTCCCAAACAGGAAGCGGTAAGACAGCCTCTTTCGGGATTCCGATTTGCGAGATGGTACAGTGGGAAGAGAATAAGCCTCAAGCCCTTGTGCTGACGCCAACACGTGAACTCGCGGTTCAAGTAAAAGAAGACATCACAAACATCGGTAGATATAAGCGTATCAAAGCGGCTGCCGTGTACGGGAAATCTCCTTTTCAACGACAAAAACTTGAGCTTAAGCAGAAAAATCATGTCGTAGTAGGCACTCCCGGTCGTGTTCTCGATCATATTGAAAAAGGAACATTCCCACTGGATAAGCTTTCGTACCTTGTAATCGACGAAGCCGATGAGATGCTTAACATGGGGTTTATCGAACAGGTGGAAGCGATTATTCAGGAGCTGCCGACTGAGCGGGTAACGCTGACATTCTCAGCTACATTACCAGAGGATGTGGAAACACTTTGCCATAAATATATGAAGAAACCAGTTCACATTGAAATCAAAGCAACGGGTATTACGACAGATAAAATCGATCACTCTTTGATCGAAGTGAGAGAGGAGAATAAGCTGACTCTGCTGAAAAACGTCACAACTGTTGAAAATCCCGATAGCTGCATCATCTTTTGCCGAACAAAAGAAAATGTTGATACATTATGTGATGAGTTGGATCGATCAGGGTATCCCGTTGATAAAATTCATGGCGGTATGATTCAGGAAGCGCGCTTTGAAGTGATGGACGATTTTAAAAGAGGGGAATTCCGGTACCTGGTGGCAACGGATGTGGCAGCCCGTGGAATCGATATTGAAAACATTACACATGTCATCAATTATGATATCCCCATGGAAAAAGAAAGTTATGTTCACCGCACGGGAAGAACGGGCCGCGCAGGTTCTGAAGGGAAGGCGATCACCTTCTGCACACCGTATGAAGATAAATTCCTTGCCGAGATTGAAGACTATATCGGATTTACGATTCCAAAGCTGCAGTCGCCGTCGGAAGAAGCAGTGTCAAAAGCCAAAGCGGATTTTGATCGGAAATTAGACACGGAACCTGATTTTAAATCAGACAAGAGTGAGCAATTGAACAGAGGTATCATGAAGCTCTACTTCAATGGTGGGAAGAAAAAGAAAATCAGGGCAGTCGATTTCGTCGGAACAATTGCGAAACTTGATGGCGTGACTGCTGACGACATCGGGATCATCACGATCCAGGAAAACCTTTCGTATGTGGAGATATTGAATGGCAAAGGGCCGTTGGTCTTACAAGCGATGAAGAAAACCACAGTCAAGGGTAAGATGCTGAAGGTTCATGAAGCGAGGAAATAAATAATCTATAAAAGAGATCATATCATGCAGCGAATTTATCAAAATTCGCTGTTTTTTTATGTTTTGGGACATAAATGATGAGTGAATTAGAGAAAAAAGGTGAGGTGATAGTCCTTTGGGTGATAAAAGAGGGGGACATTCTTTAAGGGTTCTTGATATATCAGCGAAATCATGATTTTATCAGCGATATTTTCAATATATCAGCGAAATCTCAAATTTATCAGCGAACTCAGACATTCAAAGCATTAAAAGATAGGCCCAACCAGCGTCCAGTTATCTATCGCTGCGTCCCGATATAATCTGAGATCCATTTAACGGCGGAATTCTGATGTTAACGGCGAAATTTCAAAAATAGCGGCGAAACTGCCACAACGGTATAAGTGGGACACGGTGCCTGTCCCCCTGTCCCAACAAAAAAACGTTATTGAAAAATAATGTTGTAATCGTTTTCAATCTGTTGTATTATTCAGTTAAAGGAAATCCGAAACGTTTTGGGAGATGTGTAAGTGACTACGATTAAAGATATTGCCAGAGTAGCCGGGGTATCCGTTACGACGGTGTCAAGGGCGTTAAATGGATATTCAGATGTCAATGAAGACACGAGAAAGAAGATTGCAGAAGTTGCCAAAGAGTTAAATTATAGTCCAAATTCGATTGCCCGAAGTTTAGTTATGAAAAAGTCGAAAACGATTGGATTACTCGTTTCCGGATTTACAAAGGAAAGTGTGAAGGATAATTTCATCGTGGAAGTGCTGGCGGGCATTAATGAATTTGTTTCCGGTTCTGACTACGATCTTGTCCTATTCAACACCAATTCTTCGAAGCAGCGTGAAAAGACGTATACTCAACTTTGCAGGGAAAGAAGAGTGGACGGGGTCATAATCCAGGGGATTCGCACCGATGATCCTTATTTACATGAAGTCGTCGAAAGTGATATTCCTTGCGTATTAATTGATATTCCCCTTGAGTCCGGGAATGTGAGTCATGTGACAACGGATAATGTATTAGGAGCTGAGAAAGCCGTTCAACATTTACTCGAAAATGGTCACAAGAACATCGGGATGATTAATGGACATGAGTTTGCGTTTGTTAGTCAGCAGCGATTGGAAGGGTATAAAAACGCTTTGCAAAAAGCAAGGGTAGAACTCAATACCAACTACATCGTGAATGGTAAGTTCACAGAAGAAAGCGGAAAGAAAGCAGCTAACACATTATTGACCTCACATCCTGAAATAACAGCTATATTTTGCGCAAGCGATTTAATGGCCATTGGAGCGATGAGTGCAGCGAAAGAGTTGAAGATACAGGTGCCAGAAAAACTTTCCATTGTCGGGTATGATGATATACTGCTTGCTTCCTATGTTAGTCCCAAGCTGACAACCATCCAACAAAATAAGTTTCAGCTGGGGTATGAAGGGGCAAGATTATTGCTCGACTTATTATCAAATCAATCCAAGACCCATCGAATGGTGTTGGAGACAAAGTTAATCAAAAGAGAAAGTACGAATCATAGAAATGAATAAACGTTAGTGAAAGTCTTCAAAAGGAAGAGGAGTAAAAGCCAACTTTTATTTAGGGGGTAATCCGAAACGTTTTGGAAATGGATATATTTTTTTTGCCGGATTTCCAAAACGTTTCGGAAAACAGGAAAACACCGATATGACTCACTAACAAAAACGAAGCGTTATGAAAGTAGGAGGAACCAATATGAACTACAGAGTGATTAAAGAAAACAACTTATTTCTTCTTACAGATGAGCAGGGAGATATCGTTTCAGATCACAGTTATGGACTTGGTTTATACAAGAATGACACGAGGTACCTTAGCAAGTTGAATGTAAAAATAAATAATGAAAAACCGATTCTATTACATTCGGATGGATCCGAAAACTATATGTCTACGATTCTATCGACGAACCCCCACCAAGAGGAGGAGGGAAATCTTATTCTCTGGAGGGAATCAGTAGAAATTGAACGTAAGCGCTTTATTTATGATGATGTGTTATATGAAACGATTACGACGAAAAACTATTACCCAAAGCCGGTCTCGTTTGAGTTGAATATAGAAGTCGATGTGGACTTTAACGATATGTTCATCGTACGCGGGTTCCAAACTGGGAACGTAGGAAAGAGAACAGGTCAGAACGTTGAGGATCAATCCCTCACCTTCCAATATGAAGGAGCAGACGATATCAATCGTGCGACAAAGATTCAGTGGGATGCCAAAGCGAAAAACGTGAAGGAAAATGGAGAGATTACTTTCCAGGTTGATCTTCAGCATGAGGAAGAACAGTCCATTACGTTTATGATTGTGCCACTGGAAAATGTAGAAACCAGAGATGACATTTTACCTGTCGAAGAGGCTCTTCAAAAATTAAAAGTCTCTTATAAAGAATGGTCCGCTCAGTTAACGAAAGTAGAAACGGATTACCAGCCACTTCAACGCCTGGTGGACAGAGGATTGTCAGATCTTAGAGTGTTACTGACCGACACTGGATACGGAAAGTTTCCTGTAGCTGGTCTGCCTTGGTTCGGGGTTCCATTCGGAAGAGACAGTCTGATTGCGGCCCTGCAAATGATTGCCTTCGAACCACAGGTTGCAAGAGGCACCCTGTTCACCATGGCCAGTGAGCAAGGGACGAAGGTGGATCCTTGGAGAGACGAACAGCCGGGCAAGATCATGCATGAAATACGCTACGGGGAGCTTGCCAATACGAACCAGATTCCGTTCACGCCTTATTACGGAACGATTGATGCAACACCGTTATTCCTTGTTCTTTTAACAGAGTATGTGAAATGGACCGGTGATTTGGATACGTTCCATAAGCTTGAAGATAATGTGAAGAGAGCTCTTGAATGGATTGACCAGTACGGAGATCGTGACGGAGATCTATTCGTTGAGTACCATCAGGAATCATCCAAGGGAATTGCCAACCAGGGCTGGAAGGATTCCGGGGACTCCATCGTTCATCGAAACGGGGACTACGCTGATACGCCGATTGCCTTAGTAGAGGTCCAAGGATATGTGTATCAGGCGAAACGTGGATTGGCTGCTGTTTATGAAGCACTTGAGAATATTGAAACGGCTTCTAGATTAAAAGCAGAAGCGAAAAACCTGCAAGAACGATTTGAACAGGAGTTTTGGATGGACGACCAGGAATTCTACGCCATCGCCCTTGATCAAAACAAAGAAAAGGTAGGTACGATCACTTCCAATCCAGGGCATGTTTTATATTCGGAAATGATGTCAGGGAACCGTGCTGAAAAAGTAAGTCAAACGTTAACGAATGACAAAATGTTTTCAGGATACGGAATTCGTACCATGGGGAAAGGCGAAGCAGGCTATAACCCGATGAGCTATCACGATGGAAGCATTTGGCCACATGATAACAGCATGACTCTGCTGGGATTAAGTAAACTAGGATTTACCGAGGAATCAAAGAAGGTGATGAGCGGACTGATTGATGCATCCCGCCACTTCGAATATGATCGACTGCCGGAATTGTTCTGCGGGTATGAGTCTGCAATTGGGAAGGCTGTAAAGTATCCGGTCGCATGTTCACCACAAGCGTGGGCAGCGGGGACACCACTTGTGTTTATACAATCACTGCTAGGGTTATTCCCGAACAGTCTTACAAAAGAAATCCATCTCAATCCGATTTTACTCGATGAAATGAATATGTTGACGGTTCACGATATAACGATTGGTGATGGAGTGCTATCTCTTTCCTTAATGCGAAAAGGAGACAAAGTAGAAACCACCATTATAGAAAACACAACAGGCTACGACATTGTGAAAGAAAAACAGACAGTGTAATCACATCCAGGAATAACAATCCTATTTTAAATAAATCAATAAAGGGGTTATGAAAATGGCGAAGAAGAAGTGGATCGCGAGTCTAGGAATTACGACGATGTTAGTGGGATCGGTATTGGCAGGATGCAGTGGATCAGATGAGAAGACGAGTTCAAATGGAGCAAGCGAAAAGGTCGAAATCACTCTTGCAGGCTGGGGAGGAAATCCTTCTGAACAGAAGCTTTTAACTCAAACGATTTCTGATTTTGAAGAAAAACATCCGAATATTGACGTAAAACACGAAGTCATTTCTGAGCAGTATATGGATGTATTGAAAACACGTTTGATTGGTGGAGAAGGTCCCGACGTTTTCTATTTGGATGCTCTGGAAGCTCCTGCCCTGATTGAAACAGGGGTTGTTGAGCCGCTGGATGATTACGTAACAGAAGATTTCGATGTGAAAGATTTCGAGAAACCGATGCTTGAAGCGTTCCAGGTGGATGGAAAGACATATGGTTTCCCGAAAGACTATTCGACTCTAGCTCTCTTTTACAATAAAAAGATGTTTGAAGAAGCAGGTGTGGAAGTTCCGAAAACATGGGATGAGCTTCGTGAAGTTTCAAAGGCTCTGACGAAAGATGGCGTTTATGGATTTGGAGTAGCTCCGGAACTAGCCCGCCTTTATCACATTGCTCAGGCAACCGGTGGGGAAGTCGTGAAGGATGATCAAGCGAACTTTGCTTCAGATAAAGTGGTCAATGCCCTTCAGCCGATCATCGACCAGCATAACGAAGACAAAACCTCTGCACAGGCTTCAGAAGTAGGAGCGAACTGGGGAGGAGAAATGTTCGGTCAAGGGAAAGCAGCCATGGTCATCGAAGGAAACTGGGCGATTCCATTCCTAGCGGATACGTTCCCGGATGTTGAATACGGAACGGCTGAATTACCGACAATCAATGGAGAAAAAGGAACAATGGCCTACACGGTTGGATATGTGATGAATGCGGCATCGGAAAAGAAGGAAGCTTCATGGAAGCTGATTTCGTATCTAACTGGTAAAGAAGGAATGGAAACGTGGACTTCTAAAGGGTTTGCCCTTCCGACACGTAAGTCAGTAGCTGAAAAATTAGGGTATGACAAGGATGAATTACGCGGAGCACTTGTAGCCGGAGCACCATATGCAACGGTTTGGGCAGAAGGAAAGAACCTGCCGATCATCATGAACAACTTTAACAACCAATT is a genomic window of Rossellomorea sp. y25 containing:
- a CDS encoding ABC transporter substrate-binding protein, translating into MAKKKWIASLGITTMLVGSVLAGCSGSDEKTSSNGASEKVEITLAGWGGNPSEQKLLTQTISDFEEKHPNIDVKHEVISEQYMDVLKTRLIGGEGPDVFYLDALEAPALIETGVVEPLDDYVTEDFDVKDFEKPMLEAFQVDGKTYGFPKDYSTLALFYNKKMFEEAGVEVPKTWDELREVSKALTKDGVYGFGVAPELARLYHIAQATGGEVVKDDQANFASDKVVNALQPIIDQHNEDKTSAQASEVGANWGGEMFGQGKAAMVIEGNWAIPFLADTFPDVEYGTAELPTINGEKGTMAYTVGYVMNAASEKKEASWKLISYLTGKEGMETWTSKGFALPTRKSVAEKLGYDKDELRGALVAGAPYATVWAEGKNLPIIMNNFNNQFIAAFLGDRPLDEALKEAEEQANSEIQ
- a CDS encoding cold-shock protein, encoding MQQGTVKWFNAEKGFGFIEIEGGEDVFVHFSAIQGEGFKSLDEGQKVTFDTEQGQRGLQATNVNKA
- a CDS encoding LacI family DNA-binding transcriptional regulator is translated as MTTIKDIARVAGVSVTTVSRALNGYSDVNEDTRKKIAEVAKELNYSPNSIARSLVMKKSKTIGLLVSGFTKESVKDNFIVEVLAGINEFVSGSDYDLVLFNTNSSKQREKTYTQLCRERRVDGVIIQGIRTDDPYLHEVVESDIPCVLIDIPLESGNVSHVTTDNVLGAEKAVQHLLENGHKNIGMINGHEFAFVSQQRLEGYKNALQKARVELNTNYIVNGKFTEESGKKAANTLLTSHPEITAIFCASDLMAIGAMSAAKELKIQVPEKLSIVGYDDILLASYVSPKLTTIQQNKFQLGYEGARLLLDLLSNQSKTHRMVLETKLIKRESTNHRNE
- a CDS encoding DEAD/DEAH box helicase — encoded protein: MSIKQFTDYKLSNEIVRALSGLGYQAPTEVQSKVLPLALEKKDLVVRSQTGSGKTASFGIPICEMVQWEENKPQALVLTPTRELAVQVKEDITNIGRYKRIKAAAVYGKSPFQRQKLELKQKNHVVVGTPGRVLDHIEKGTFPLDKLSYLVIDEADEMLNMGFIEQVEAIIQELPTERVTLTFSATLPEDVETLCHKYMKKPVHIEIKATGITTDKIDHSLIEVREENKLTLLKNVTTVENPDSCIIFCRTKENVDTLCDELDRSGYPVDKIHGGMIQEARFEVMDDFKRGEFRYLVATDVAARGIDIENITHVINYDIPMEKESYVHRTGRTGRAGSEGKAITFCTPYEDKFLAEIEDYIGFTIPKLQSPSEEAVSKAKADFDRKLDTEPDFKSDKSEQLNRGIMKLYFNGGKKKKIRAVDFVGTIAKLDGVTADDIGIITIQENLSYVEILNGKGPLVLQAMKKTTVKGKMLKVHEARK
- a CDS encoding amylo-alpha-1,6-glucosidase, whose product is MNYRVIKENNLFLLTDEQGDIVSDHSYGLGLYKNDTRYLSKLNVKINNEKPILLHSDGSENYMSTILSTNPHQEEEGNLILWRESVEIERKRFIYDDVLYETITTKNYYPKPVSFELNIEVDVDFNDMFIVRGFQTGNVGKRTGQNVEDQSLTFQYEGADDINRATKIQWDAKAKNVKENGEITFQVDLQHEEEQSITFMIVPLENVETRDDILPVEEALQKLKVSYKEWSAQLTKVETDYQPLQRLVDRGLSDLRVLLTDTGYGKFPVAGLPWFGVPFGRDSLIAALQMIAFEPQVARGTLFTMASEQGTKVDPWRDEQPGKIMHEIRYGELANTNQIPFTPYYGTIDATPLFLVLLTEYVKWTGDLDTFHKLEDNVKRALEWIDQYGDRDGDLFVEYHQESSKGIANQGWKDSGDSIVHRNGDYADTPIALVEVQGYVYQAKRGLAAVYEALENIETASRLKAEAKNLQERFEQEFWMDDQEFYAIALDQNKEKVGTITSNPGHVLYSEMMSGNRAEKVSQTLTNDKMFSGYGIRTMGKGEAGYNPMSYHDGSIWPHDNSMTLLGLSKLGFTEESKKVMSGLIDASRHFEYDRLPELFCGYESAIGKAVKYPVACSPQAWAAGTPLVFIQSLLGLFPNSLTKEIHLNPILLDEMNMLTVHDITIGDGVLSLSLMRKGDKVETTIIENTTGYDIVKEKQTV
- a CDS encoding cold-shock protein, encoding MQQGTVKWFNAEKGFGFIEIEGGEDVFVHFSAIQGEGFKSLDEGQKVTFDTEQGQRGLQATNVNKA